In the Primulina tabacum isolate GXHZ01 chromosome 15, ASM2559414v2, whole genome shotgun sequence genome, ACGGTTGGTGTAACATCCTAGCTAGGCGCGCGTTTGATGGTTTGTTTCTGTTTTCTGGTGGACCAGAAGAGGGTGATGCGGCGGAGCAAGCCGGTGGCGGGGATGTGTTCGCGGTGCCGACACAGCGCATTGGTGGCTGATATGAAAACCTTGACGAGGTTTTGTTACATCCCATTTTATTCGAAATCGTGGAAAGCCATCGTATGTAGCTTCTGCGGCTCCATCCTCAAATCGTATCGGTGAGCTTGATCATGATCGTCGTACGGTGCATGAACatgctttttttttaaaaaaaatttaaaaaataaataa is a window encoding:
- the LOC142527323 gene encoding uncharacterized protein LOC142527323, producing the protein MVCFCFLVDQKRVMRRSKPVAGMCSRCRHSALVADMKTLTRFCYIPFYSKSWKAIVCSFCGSILKSYR